The following coding sequences are from one Egicoccus sp. AB-alg6-2 window:
- a CDS encoding alpha/beta hydrolase → MRAQLVKRGLVTSVRLLRSRSGGVPDPAGPVEELEAYALRLREQMEQLGNRIRLPRTASWEACEMPGVLGEWVRDERAGDTDRVVFHVHGGAYAMGSPRSHRGLGASLSRTARAPVLLPEYRLAPEHVYPAAFDDVLTAWRWLTEEHGAPAHRVAISGDSAGGGLALGLLVHLRDRGQPLPGCYVGMSPWTDLAGTGASMQELDGVDPWLTTRLVEPAARAYVGELELDDPRVSPLYADLSGLPPMLVHVGSDEILRDDARRLVERARAAGVDASLGEFDGLWHVFHAFPGFPESRQALREVGAFMRRHTTGDG, encoded by the coding sequence ATGCGCGCGCAGCTCGTCAAACGCGGCCTGGTGACCTCGGTCCGGCTGCTGCGCTCGCGAAGCGGGGGCGTGCCCGACCCCGCCGGCCCGGTCGAGGAACTCGAGGCCTACGCGCTGCGTCTGCGGGAGCAGATGGAGCAGCTGGGAAACCGCATCCGCCTGCCGCGGACGGCCTCCTGGGAGGCCTGTGAGATGCCCGGCGTCCTCGGGGAGTGGGTACGTGACGAGCGGGCAGGCGACACCGACCGGGTCGTCTTCCACGTGCACGGCGGCGCCTACGCGATGGGGTCCCCACGCAGCCACCGGGGGCTCGGCGCGTCGCTGTCACGCACGGCCCGGGCTCCGGTCCTGCTGCCCGAATACCGGCTCGCGCCCGAGCACGTGTACCCGGCGGCGTTCGACGACGTGCTCACGGCCTGGCGCTGGCTCACCGAGGAACACGGCGCGCCCGCGCACCGCGTCGCCATCAGCGGGGACTCCGCCGGCGGTGGCCTCGCGCTCGGCCTGCTGGTGCACCTGCGCGACCGCGGGCAGCCCCTGCCGGGGTGCTACGTGGGCATGTCGCCTTGGACCGACCTCGCCGGGACCGGCGCGTCGATGCAGGAGCTCGACGGGGTCGACCCCTGGCTGACCACGCGGCTGGTCGAGCCGGCGGCGCGGGCGTACGTGGGTGAGCTCGAACTCGACGACCCGCGCGTCTCGCCGTTGTACGCCGACCTCTCCGGACTGCCGCCGATGCTGGTGCACGTCGGCAGTGACGAGATCCTCCGTGACGACGCACGGCGCCTGGTCGAGCGTGCGCGTGCCGCGGGCGTCGACGCGTCGCTCGGCGAGTTCGACGGGCTGTGGCACGTCTTCCACGCCTTCCCCGGCTTTCCCGAGTCCCGTCAGGCACTGCGCGAGGTCGGGGCCTTCATGCGACGCCACACCACCGGTGACGGCTGA
- a CDS encoding branched-chain amino acid transaminase has product MPFPKSDKIWMDGAFVDWDEATVHVLTPTIHYGYGVFEGIRAYPTDAGPAVFQLRPHLARLLKSAKIYPPLDTIPYSVDDLCEVVCELIRVNGHEGGCYIRPTIILGYGEIGLNPLPSKPQTIVATWEWGAYLGEDSAVNGVRVGISSYRRIGKNTIPPAGKANGQYLNSSLAKVEALRAGYDEAIMLSEDGYVAEGTGENLFVVRDGMVLTPPLSDGPLGGITRSSVMTIARDLDIEVHETSLVRTDLYLADEIFLTGTAAELTPVREVDGRVIGPRGPVTERIQSTFVDAIHGRIDAYKDWLTVVD; this is encoded by the coding sequence ATGCCGTTTCCGAAGTCCGACAAGATCTGGATGGATGGCGCCTTCGTCGACTGGGACGAAGCCACGGTCCACGTCCTCACGCCGACGATCCACTACGGCTACGGCGTCTTCGAGGGCATCCGCGCCTATCCCACCGACGCCGGGCCGGCCGTCTTCCAACTGCGTCCCCACCTCGCCCGCCTGCTGAAGTCGGCGAAGATCTACCCGCCGCTCGACACCATCCCGTACTCGGTCGACGACCTGTGCGAGGTCGTGTGTGAACTGATCCGCGTCAACGGCCACGAGGGCGGCTGCTACATCCGTCCGACGATCATCCTCGGCTACGGCGAGATCGGCCTCAACCCGTTGCCGTCCAAGCCTCAGACCATCGTCGCGACCTGGGAGTGGGGCGCGTACCTGGGTGAGGACAGCGCCGTCAACGGCGTCCGGGTGGGCATCAGCTCCTACCGTCGCATCGGCAAGAACACCATCCCGCCCGCCGGCAAGGCCAACGGCCAGTACCTCAATTCCTCGCTGGCCAAGGTCGAGGCGCTACGTGCGGGCTACGACGAGGCCATCATGCTGTCCGAGGACGGCTACGTCGCGGAGGGCACGGGCGAGAACCTTTTCGTCGTGCGCGACGGGATGGTGCTGACCCCGCCCCTGTCCGACGGCCCACTGGGTGGTATCACCCGTTCCAGCGTGATGACGATCGCCCGCGACCTCGACATCGAGGTGCACGAGACCAGCCTCGTGCGGACCGACCTCTACCTGGCGGACGAGATCTTCCTCACGGGGACGGCGGCCGAGCTCACGCCCGTCCGCGAGGTCGACGGTCGCGTGATCGGTCCCCGGGGGCCGGTCACCGAACGCATCCAGTCCACCTTCGTCGACGCCATCCACGGGCGCATCGACGCCTACAAGGACTGGCTCACCGTCGTCGACTGA
- a CDS encoding 3-isopropylmalate dehydrogenase, whose protein sequence is MADHRIAILGGDGIGPEVVAEGLKVLDRLEALEDFRTERVDYDLGGRRYLETGEVLDDETLDELRRFDAIYLGAVGTPDVPPGVIERGLLLKLRFAFDQYVNHRPVKLYPGVTTPIAGLTPERCDFVVIRENTESVYAGAGGRLYAGTDHEVATQESVNTYHGVERVLRYSFEEARRRRGHLTLVHKTNVLVHAGALWMETFERLGDDEFADVTRDYVHVDAACLYFVTQPERFDVVVTENLFGDIITDLGAAVQGGMGLAASGNLDPTRRAPSMFEPVHGSAPDIAGTGRADPVAAVMSLGQMLAFLGEDAAAARVDAAVGALLSERGDERPDGSAYSTGDVGDRLVELVAS, encoded by the coding sequence ATGGCAGACCACCGCATCGCGATCCTCGGGGGCGACGGCATCGGCCCCGAGGTCGTCGCCGAGGGCCTGAAGGTTCTCGACCGGCTCGAGGCGCTCGAGGACTTCCGTACCGAGCGGGTCGACTACGACCTCGGTGGGCGTCGCTACCTCGAGACCGGCGAGGTGCTCGACGACGAGACCCTGGACGAGCTGCGGCGCTTCGACGCCATCTACCTCGGCGCGGTCGGCACCCCCGACGTCCCGCCCGGCGTCATCGAACGCGGGCTGCTGCTCAAGCTGCGCTTCGCCTTCGACCAGTACGTCAACCACCGGCCGGTCAAGCTCTACCCCGGTGTCACCACCCCCATCGCCGGCCTGACGCCCGAACGTTGTGATTTCGTCGTCATCCGCGAGAACACCGAATCGGTCTACGCGGGCGCCGGCGGCAGGTTGTACGCAGGTACCGACCACGAGGTCGCCACGCAGGAGTCGGTCAACACCTACCACGGTGTCGAGCGGGTGCTGCGCTACAGCTTCGAGGAGGCCAGGCGCCGTCGCGGCCACCTCACGCTGGTGCACAAGACCAATGTGCTCGTGCATGCGGGGGCGCTGTGGATGGAGACGTTCGAACGGCTCGGCGACGACGAGTTCGCCGACGTGACCCGCGACTACGTCCACGTCGACGCGGCGTGCCTGTACTTCGTGACCCAGCCCGAACGGTTCGACGTGGTGGTGACCGAGAACCTCTTCGGCGACATCATCACCGACCTCGGCGCCGCCGTGCAGGGCGGGATGGGATTGGCCGCGTCGGGAAACCTCGACCCCACACGGCGGGCACCGTCGATGTTCGAGCCGGTGCACGGCTCGGCGCCCGACATCGCGGGCACGGGCCGGGCGGACCCCGTCGCGGCGGTCATGAGCCTCGGACAGATGCTCGCCTTCCTGGGCGAGGACGCCGCGGCGGCGCGGGTGGACGCCGCCGTCGGTGCGCTGCTGTCCGAACGCGGGGACGAGCGCCCGGACGGTTCGGCATACTCGACCGGCGACGTGGGGGACCGGCTGGTGGAGCTGGTCGCGTCGTGA
- a CDS encoding RDD family protein, which translates to MTDHSVPPPGTPHGSVFTGTAGLGARIGARLLDVLIVAVPANILLWIIGFGGLGMDRQTWVGSAVISLLWFGYFVFFESNRGATLGKQLLNLKVIDANGAAPATDVAAKRNVWMLFGLIPWFGGLLSFVAFVVIMVTISSNAHNRGVHDTFAGTAVMRT; encoded by the coding sequence ATGACCGACCACTCCGTCCCGCCTCCAGGCACCCCGCACGGGTCGGTGTTCACCGGCACGGCTGGGCTCGGCGCACGAATCGGCGCACGCCTCCTGGACGTCCTGATCGTGGCCGTGCCCGCCAACATCCTGCTCTGGATCATCGGCTTCGGCGGGCTCGGCATGGACCGCCAGACGTGGGTCGGCAGTGCCGTCATCTCGCTGTTGTGGTTCGGCTACTTCGTCTTCTTCGAGTCCAACCGGGGCGCCACCCTCGGCAAGCAACTGCTCAACCTGAAGGTGATCGACGCCAACGGCGCGGCACCGGCGACCGACGTCGCGGCGAAGCGCAACGTGTGGATGCTGTTCGGGTTGATCCCCTGGTTCGGCGGCCTGCTCAGCTTCGTCGCCTTCGTCGTGATCATGGTCACGATCTCCTCGAACGCGCACAACCGTGGTGTCCACGACACCTTCGCCGGCACGGCGGTCATGCGCACCTGA
- a CDS encoding HAD-IA family hydrolase, whose protein sequence is MIRVVAFDLMDTVVRDPYRDALRAATGLSLDELFARRPPHVYPALERDELAEDDYWAAFADHGIDVDPDAFHRARLAGTSWLDGMAELLDGLAGVVVRATASNYPRWVDELARTLLAGRFDRVIASCHLGARKPDARFYRALLDELACAPHEVLFVDDREENVTGARELGIAGHRFRDAAGVRAFLAEHGVSVRDSGRGAKG, encoded by the coding sequence GTGATCCGTGTGGTCGCCTTCGACCTGATGGACACCGTGGTGCGTGACCCGTACCGCGATGCCCTGCGCGCCGCGACGGGACTGTCGCTGGACGAACTCTTCGCCCGCCGACCCCCGCACGTCTATCCGGCGCTCGAGCGCGATGAACTGGCCGAGGACGACTACTGGGCCGCCTTCGCCGACCATGGCATCGACGTCGACCCGGATGCGTTCCACCGGGCGCGGCTCGCCGGGACCAGCTGGCTCGACGGGATGGCCGAGCTGCTCGACGGGCTGGCGGGCGTCGTGGTGCGCGCCACGGCGAGCAACTACCCGCGTTGGGTCGACGAGCTGGCGCGGACGCTGCTGGCCGGACGGTTCGACCGCGTCATCGCCTCATGTCATCTCGGTGCCCGGAAACCGGACGCGAGGTTCTATCGCGCCCTGTTGGACGAACTCGCGTGCGCGCCCCACGAGGTGCTCTTCGTCGACGACCGCGAGGAGAACGTCACGGGCGCGCGCGAGCTCGGCATCGCCGGCCACCGCTTCCGAGACGCCGCGGGCGTACGCGCCTTCCTGGCCGAGCACGGTGTGTCGGTCCGCGACTCCGGCCGGGGCGCGAAGGGATAG
- a CDS encoding M20 family metallopeptidase → MDLRQRLATATDARRDQLVGLSHAVHGDAEIGFEEHRSSRRVAEALANGGFDVQHGVAGLDTAVVARAGSGPLRIGICAEYDALPGIGHACGHNVIASAAVGAGLALAEVADDLGIEVVVLGTPAEEGGGGKILMMEGGAFDGLNAAMMVHPAPFEAAQMTCLAVQHFEVRYRGRSAHASAYPQLGINAADALTVAQVGIGLLRQHIRPTDRIHGIVTDGGDAPNIVPERTAGTWYVRSRSLTELADLYPRVQRCFEAGAVATGATVSFDEPGPAYSEFLADEELCRLYTTEAEAIGRTFPAPGADDTALAGSTDMANVSLAMPSIHPMLGIDARGAVNHQPEFTAACVAPSADRAVRDGALAMARTVVAITEEPARDRLLARAYEAPTAR, encoded by the coding sequence GTGGACCTGCGCCAACGCCTCGCCACCGCGACCGACGCACGCCGTGACCAGCTGGTCGGCCTCTCCCACGCCGTGCACGGCGACGCCGAGATCGGCTTCGAGGAGCACCGTTCCTCGCGACGGGTGGCCGAAGCCCTCGCGAACGGCGGTTTCGACGTCCAGCACGGGGTCGCGGGCCTCGACACCGCCGTCGTCGCCCGGGCCGGGTCCGGTCCGCTCAGGATCGGCATCTGTGCCGAGTACGACGCGCTGCCCGGCATCGGTCACGCCTGCGGACACAACGTCATCGCCAGCGCCGCCGTCGGGGCCGGGCTGGCCCTGGCCGAGGTCGCCGACGACCTCGGGATCGAGGTCGTGGTGCTGGGAACACCTGCCGAAGAAGGTGGGGGCGGAAAGATCCTGATGATGGAGGGCGGCGCGTTCGACGGACTCAACGCCGCGATGATGGTGCACCCCGCCCCGTTCGAGGCGGCCCAGATGACCTGCCTCGCGGTGCAGCACTTCGAGGTCCGCTACCGCGGCCGGTCCGCGCACGCCTCGGCCTACCCGCAGCTGGGCATCAACGCCGCCGACGCCCTCACCGTCGCGCAGGTCGGTATCGGTCTGCTGCGCCAGCACATCCGGCCCACGGACCGTATCCACGGCATCGTCACCGACGGCGGTGACGCGCCGAACATCGTTCCCGAGCGCACCGCCGGCACCTGGTACGTCCGGTCGCGCTCGCTCACCGAGCTCGCGGACCTGTATCCGCGGGTGCAACGCTGTTTCGAGGCCGGAGCGGTGGCGACCGGCGCCACGGTCAGTTTCGACGAGCCCGGACCGGCGTACTCCGAGTTCCTCGCCGACGAGGAACTGTGCCGGCTCTACACCACCGAAGCCGAGGCCATCGGCCGCACCTTCCCCGCACCCGGCGCGGACGACACCGCGCTGGCCGGCTCCACCGACATGGCCAACGTGTCGCTGGCGATGCCCTCCATCCACCCGATGCTGGGCATCGACGCGCGAGGTGCGGTCAACCACCAGCCCGAGTTCACCGCGGCCTGCGTGGCACCGTCGGCCGACCGGGCCGTGCGCGATGGCGCGTTGGCCATGGCGCGGACCGTGGTCGCCATCACCGAGGAGCCGGCGCGCGACCGCCTGCTCGCACGGGCCTACGAGGCGCCGACCGCTCGCTGA
- the murI gene encoding glutamate racemase, whose amino-acid sequence MNDGPIGVFDSGLGGLTVLQALADLLPAEDLVYFGDTARYPYGDRRADELRRFSDQIADLLVDEGAKMLVVACNSATAAALTHLRERLAIPVIGVVEPGLRAAAKASRSRRTVVIGTRMTARSRIYEDTAERLKLDLQLEVLACPGFVELVEEGRTDTPEAVEVVHDRLAPLLTARTDTLVLGCTHYPLLSRAIGEVVGRHVTLVSSADETAFEVRDLLERMGWLRAADRPGRRVFITSGRADRFAELGRRFLGHRLHEVRAHAWETSEEAKRGAGQRAVGAS is encoded by the coding sequence GTGAACGACGGACCGATCGGCGTCTTCGACAGCGGGCTGGGCGGGCTGACGGTGCTGCAGGCGCTGGCCGACCTGCTGCCCGCCGAGGACCTGGTCTACTTCGGCGACACGGCGCGTTATCCCTACGGCGACCGCCGCGCCGACGAACTCCGCCGATTCAGCGACCAGATCGCGGACCTGCTCGTCGACGAGGGGGCCAAGATGCTGGTGGTGGCGTGCAACTCGGCGACCGCGGCCGCGCTGACGCATCTGCGCGAGCGTCTGGCCATCCCGGTGATCGGCGTCGTCGAGCCGGGACTGCGGGCCGCCGCCAAGGCGTCCCGCAGCCGACGGACGGTGGTCATCGGCACCCGGATGACGGCGAGGAGCCGCATCTACGAGGACACGGCCGAGCGGCTCAAACTCGACCTGCAGCTCGAGGTACTTGCCTGCCCCGGGTTCGTCGAGCTCGTCGAGGAAGGGAGGACCGACACCCCCGAGGCGGTCGAGGTGGTCCACGACCGCCTGGCGCCGCTGCTGACGGCACGCACGGACACGCTCGTGCTCGGTTGCACGCACTACCCGCTGTTGTCGCGCGCGATCGGCGAGGTCGTCGGCCGCCACGTGACGCTCGTCTCGAGCGCCGACGAGACCGCCTTCGAGGTCCGCGACCTGCTCGAGCGCATGGGGTGGTTGCGGGCGGCCGACCGGCCGGGCCGCCGCGTGTTCATCACCTCGGGGCGCGCTGACCGGTTCGCGGAACTCGGGCGCCGCTTCCTCGGCCACCGCCTCCACGAGGTCCGTGCGCACGCCTGGGAGACGTCGGAGGAAGCGAAGCGGGGCGCCGGTCAGCGAGCGGTCGGCGCCTCGTAG
- a CDS encoding D-isomer specific 2-hydroxyacid dehydrogenase family protein: protein MARPDIAVLPDSTPQALRDAVEEGGGNVVAVADAEALVWVDPAAPQDLRAVLDDHPRIGWVQLPYAGIEPFLDVLDADRTWTCGKGVYAEPVAEHVLALALGGMRGVGRYARARSWSGPYGTNLLDGRVTILGGGAITTSLVRLLQPFGAHITVVRRHPEPMEGVAEVVGSDRLHDALRGRDLVVLALALTPETRGVIDAAALDAMADHAWLVNVARGGHVVTDDLVAALREGRIGGAALDVTDPEPLPDGHPLWTLPNAIVTPHVGNTPEMGRTLLAARIRENVRRYAEGRDLLGPVDVTLGY, encoded by the coding sequence GTGGCCCGTCCAGACATCGCGGTCCTGCCCGACTCGACCCCGCAGGCGCTTCGTGACGCCGTCGAGGAGGGCGGCGGCAACGTGGTCGCCGTCGCCGACGCCGAGGCGCTGGTCTGGGTCGATCCGGCCGCACCGCAGGACCTGCGGGCCGTGCTCGACGACCACCCGCGGATCGGTTGGGTCCAGCTCCCCTACGCGGGGATCGAGCCGTTCCTCGACGTCCTCGACGCCGACCGGACCTGGACCTGCGGCAAGGGCGTCTACGCCGAACCGGTGGCCGAGCACGTCCTGGCCCTCGCGCTGGGCGGGATGCGGGGCGTCGGTCGCTACGCCCGGGCACGGTCCTGGTCCGGGCCCTACGGCACCAACCTGCTGGACGGGCGGGTGACCATCCTCGGCGGCGGGGCCATCACGACCTCCCTCGTGCGGCTGCTGCAGCCGTTCGGTGCGCACATCACCGTGGTGCGGCGCCACCCCGAACCGATGGAGGGGGTCGCCGAGGTCGTCGGCAGCGATCGACTGCACGACGCGCTGCGGGGCCGGGACCTCGTCGTGCTCGCGCTGGCGCTCACCCCCGAGACCCGCGGGGTCATCGACGCCGCCGCCCTGGACGCGATGGCGGACCACGCGTGGCTGGTCAACGTCGCCCGCGGCGGGCACGTGGTGACCGACGACCTGGTCGCAGCACTGCGCGAAGGCCGGATCGGCGGGGCCGCCCTGGACGTCACCGATCCCGAGCCCCTGCCCGACGGGCACCCGCTGTGGACCCTGCCGAACGCGATCGTCACCCCCCACGTTGGCAACACCCCCGAGATGGGGCGCACCCTCCTCGCGGCGCGCATCCGCGAGAACGTGCGTCGCTACGCCGAGGGCCGCGACCTGCTGGGACCCGTCGACGTCACGCTGGGGTACTGA
- a CDS encoding YbaK/EbsC family protein, with protein sequence MDVEAQVLRAVAATGADYEVVEIDPALADTAAFCAHYGYDLAASGNCILVASRDEPPVLAACVALATTRLDVNKRVRKLLGVRKLSFAPAELTREVTGMEIGGVTPFALPPDTPLYLDARIRDLDRVIVGGGSRRLKLLVAPEALAAVGGEFVTDLAVDL encoded by the coding sequence ATGGACGTCGAGGCCCAGGTCCTGCGGGCGGTCGCTGCCACGGGCGCCGACTACGAGGTGGTCGAGATCGACCCGGCGCTGGCGGACACCGCCGCCTTCTGCGCCCACTACGGCTACGACCTCGCGGCATCGGGCAACTGCATCCTCGTGGCGTCCCGCGACGAGCCGCCCGTGCTGGCCGCCTGCGTGGCGCTGGCGACCACCAGACTCGACGTGAACAAGCGGGTACGCAAGCTGCTTGGCGTGCGCAAGCTCTCCTTCGCACCGGCGGAACTGACCCGTGAGGTCACGGGCATGGAGATCGGCGGCGTGACCCCGTTCGCCCTGCCGCCCGACACGCCGCTGTACCTCGACGCGCGGATCCGCGATCTCGACCGGGTGATCGTCGGCGGGGGCAGCCGACGGCTCAAACTGCTCGTGGCGCCCGAGGCCCTGGCGGCGGTCGGCGGCGAGTTCGTGACCGACCTGGCCGTCGACCTGTAG
- a CDS encoding SRPBCC family protein has protein sequence MERFEERRRADAPIEDCWAVLVAAERAPEWVPFVSTATDDGRNGVGRVQTVTGSLLGISMDVEQVVDVWEPPHRFGWVADRPFTTRLRVELEPVDAATTQITAAIEADLGTFPVGRRIAAMTVRRQFARSADALVELVEQRASEAGSGPATPGDPA, from the coding sequence ATGGAGCGCTTCGAGGAGCGGCGGCGGGCCGACGCCCCGATCGAGGACTGCTGGGCGGTCCTCGTCGCGGCCGAACGCGCACCCGAGTGGGTGCCGTTCGTCTCGACCGCCACCGACGACGGCAGGAACGGCGTCGGCCGGGTGCAGACCGTCACCGGGTCCCTGCTCGGCATCTCGATGGACGTCGAGCAGGTGGTCGACGTGTGGGAGCCGCCACACCGCTTCGGCTGGGTCGCGGACCGGCCGTTCACGACCCGCCTGCGTGTGGAGCTCGAGCCCGTCGACGCGGCCACGACCCAGATCACCGCCGCGATCGAGGCGGACCTCGGCACCTTCCCGGTCGGTCGACGCATCGCGGCGATGACGGTGCGTCGCCAGTTCGCCAGGTCCGCCGACGCACTCGTCGAGCTGGTCGAGCAGCGCGCGTCCGAGGCGGGATCCGGCCCGGCCACGCCGGGCGACCCGGCATGA
- a CDS encoding aminoglycoside phosphotransferase family protein, producing the protein MIHADRPLAAPVHTTASPPPELRAWVEASLGDRAAILHTGLLAQGREGGPWRVVVAVGDEQRDLVLKAARPEPDELARFVTAAAALELAEAHAVPAPRPLAHDLEAATGWLTTLVTRLPGSSRIGRRIGVARLRALGAAAAGIHRVTGSPTDELPERARTLDGYDLDAGATGTTSTPLLERARAVLAEHAPPDDPPGFVHGDLWQGNTLWDDDDYVGAIDWDFAGFGPAGIDLGSLRADVALLHGADAAAEVLAGWCEAAGEAPPSLAWWDLVAGVATPDDLNGWLPNFHAQGRADLDLPTVTGRRDAFVLDALERLA; encoded by the coding sequence ATGATCCATGCCGACCGACCACTGGCGGCACCCGTGCACACGACGGCTTCACCCCCACCGGAACTGCGTGCCTGGGTGGAAGCCTCGCTGGGTGACCGCGCGGCGATCCTGCACACCGGGTTGCTCGCACAGGGCAGAGAAGGGGGCCCCTGGCGTGTGGTGGTGGCGGTGGGCGACGAACAGCGCGACCTGGTGCTCAAGGCCGCCCGGCCCGAGCCCGACGAGCTTGCCCGCTTCGTCACGGCCGCCGCCGCGCTCGAGCTCGCAGAAGCGCACGCGGTGCCGGCGCCCCGGCCGCTGGCGCACGACCTCGAGGCCGCGACCGGCTGGCTCACCACCCTGGTGACGCGACTGCCCGGTTCGAGTCGGATCGGCCGCCGCATCGGCGTGGCGCGCCTCCGGGCACTGGGCGCCGCCGCGGCGGGAATCCACCGGGTGACCGGCTCCCCGACCGACGAACTCCCGGAGCGGGCACGGACCCTGGACGGCTACGACCTGGATGCCGGTGCCACCGGCACCACCTCGACTCCGCTCCTCGAGCGCGCACGAGCGGTCCTCGCCGAGCACGCGCCGCCGGACGACCCGCCGGGCTTCGTCCACGGCGACCTGTGGCAGGGGAACACGCTGTGGGACGACGATGACTACGTGGGCGCCATCGACTGGGACTTCGCCGGGTTCGGGCCCGCCGGCATCGACCTCGGTTCCCTGCGGGCCGACGTCGCCCTGCTGCACGGAGCCGACGCCGCGGCCGAGGTACTGGCCGGCTGGTGCGAGGCGGCCGGCGAGGCGCCCCCGAGCCTGGCGTGGTGGGACCTGGTCGCCGGTGTGGCCACGCCTGACGATCTCAACGGCTGGCTGCCCAACTTCCATGCGCAGGGGCGGGCCGACCTCGACCTGCCGACCGTCACCGGGCGGCGCGACGCCTTCGTCCTCGACGCGCTCGAACGGCTCGCGTGA
- the leuD gene encoding 3-isopropylmalate dehydratase small subunit, with protein MEPVTVIRGTACPIEANDVDTDAIIPKQYLKRVERTGFGPFAFSEWRYLDDGSPNPDFPMNQPQHQGANILLAGRNFGCGSSREHAPWALEDAGFRAIIATSFADIFRNNCGQIGVVAVQLGEPIVRQLFDLVAADPSVEITVDLEQQRVRAPGVGELAGVDAHFDIDQHTRHCLLNGLDDIGLTLQEDAAIAGYESARPAWRPRVPAS; from the coding sequence ATGGAACCCGTCACCGTGATCCGGGGCACCGCCTGCCCGATCGAGGCCAACGACGTCGACACCGACGCGATCATTCCCAAGCAGTACCTCAAGCGGGTCGAGCGGACCGGTTTCGGGCCGTTCGCGTTCTCGGAGTGGCGCTATCTCGACGACGGCAGCCCCAACCCCGACTTCCCCATGAACCAACCGCAGCACCAGGGTGCCAACATCCTGCTCGCCGGCCGCAACTTCGGCTGCGGCTCCTCGCGCGAGCACGCCCCCTGGGCGCTCGAGGACGCCGGATTCCGCGCCATCATCGCCACGAGCTTCGCCGACATCTTCCGCAACAACTGTGGGCAGATCGGCGTCGTGGCCGTGCAACTCGGCGAGCCGATCGTTCGGCAGCTGTTCGACCTGGTGGCTGCGGATCCGAGCGTCGAGATCACCGTCGATCTCGAGCAGCAACGGGTCCGCGCGCCGGGCGTTGGCGAACTCGCCGGCGTGGACGCACACTTCGACATCGACCAGCACACCAGGCACTGCCTGCTCAACGGGCTCGACGACATCGGCCTCACCCTGCAGGAGGACGCCGCGATCGCCGGTTACGAGTCGGCACGCCCGGCCTGGAGGCCGCGCGTGCCCGCCTCCTGA